In the Synergistaceae bacterium DZ-S4 genome, TCTTACCTTGCATCCGCTCAAGAAAAATACGAAGCTGTCGTTCACGCCTATTGCCTTATGTCGAACCATTATCACTTGATGATCGAGACCCCGCAGGGTAATCTCTCTCTCATAATGAAATACATCAACAGTTCCTACACCAACTTTTTTAATATCAAAAGAAAACGAACGGGACACCTTTTGCAGGGACGCTACAAAGCTATTCTGGTTGAAGCCGATGCCTACGCTACAGAGCTTTCACGCTACATCCATCTGAATCCGGCCAGAGCGGGAATGGTCAGGTCTCCGGAAGAGTATCGCTGGTCAAGTTACAGTTATTACACAGAGAGAAGTTCTCCGTCCTGGCTCAAAACAGGATTCATTCTCGGATATTTTGGCACGGACCCCACACAGTCTCGCAGGGACTACAGAAATTATGTAATAGAAAAGGTCAACGGAGGCTACATTGACCCGCTTGCAGGAGTAGTAGCTTCGACCATATTGGGGAGCGAAGATTTTGTTCGCCGCATCAAAGAGAACGAGCTTGATGGAAGGACTTTGGACAGGGATCTTCCTGCGTTGACGGAACTTAAAGAAAAAACGGATCCGAAAATGATCCAAGAGGCAGCCCTGGAAATCTTTCCGGATGACAAAAGAACTGCGCGATTTGCCGGAATATATTTATGCCACCGTTACAGCGCGGCAAAGCTGAGGGAGATCGGATGCCTTTACCGGTTGTCTGATTCCGGCGTGACTCAGGCGAGAAGAAGATTTGAAGCAGCCATGAAGGTGGACGCCCC is a window encoding:
- a CDS encoding transposase, producing MARPLRIEYPGAFYHVTSRGNERKDIFKSNTDREMFLSYLASAQEKYEAVVHAYCLMSNHYHLMIETPQGNLSLIMKYINSSYTNFFNIKRKRTGHLLQGRYKAILVEADAYATELSRYIHLNPARAGMVRSPEEYRWSSYSYYTERSSPSWLKTGFILGYFGTDPTQSRRDYRNYVIEKVNGGYIDPLAGVVASTILGSEDFVRRIKENELDGRTLDRDLPALTELKEKTDPKMIQEAALEIFPDDKRTARFAGIYLCHRYSAAKLREIGCLYRLSDSGVTQARRRFEAAMKVDAPLRKKIEEVLVILGL